In Pseudanabaena yagii GIHE-NHR1, the following proteins share a genomic window:
- a CDS encoding MFS transporter: protein MIIETYAEEERELKVSVRTSLRASSIDGSLSTVFSNITGGVLLSSFLIDLGASPFEIGMLASLPMLANLLQPLGALLSNRSHSRHDYGIWTFLPARLIWLVLLVGIILRGANTDFSRELVYLTLVLVITSNILAALGSASWMSWLAALVPAKLRGRYYSVRSIVSNVTGLLCLPIASFIIANWQGGSIAGYGLVLSMGILAGVASLTCQHLMIDVNPQRYQTKYQAEPEKEHYQINLFNNLIAPFQDRNLIFFLIYVALWGFAVNLSTPFFNLYMLENLGVDITWVTLLSSLSSGANMLMLLVWGRLSDRYGNRPLLILVGMAIAITPLFWLLTGISQVQEQLWLYLIIFHLFLGGTWAAIDLGSNNIQIGIAPIEHHATFFAIVSAIAGVSSALGTTLGGTLAQYAHYEGILGVFFLSAIFRLVAVIPLLFVHENC, encoded by the coding sequence TTGATCATTGAAACCTATGCTGAAGAAGAAAGAGAACTGAAAGTATCTGTTCGTACTAGCCTCCGTGCATCAAGTATTGATGGCAGTTTATCAACGGTTTTTAGCAATATCACAGGGGGCGTTCTACTTAGTAGCTTTTTGATTGATTTAGGTGCGAGTCCCTTTGAGATTGGGATGTTAGCTTCTCTACCCATGTTAGCAAATCTCTTGCAACCTTTAGGAGCTTTATTATCCAATCGTTCTCATAGCCGCCATGACTATGGAATCTGGACATTTTTGCCAGCGAGACTAATTTGGCTCGTTCTCCTTGTTGGCATTATTTTAAGAGGTGCAAATACTGACTTCTCTAGAGAGCTAGTCTATTTGACTTTGGTTTTGGTCATTACTTCCAATATCTTAGCGGCATTGGGCAGTGCTTCTTGGATGAGTTGGCTCGCCGCATTAGTTCCCGCAAAATTACGGGGACGGTACTATAGTGTGCGTAGCATCGTTAGCAATGTTACGGGTTTACTCTGTTTACCGATCGCTAGTTTTATCATCGCTAATTGGCAAGGCGGAAGTATTGCTGGATATGGACTGGTGCTGAGTATGGGCATCTTGGCAGGGGTGGCGAGTTTGACCTGTCAACATTTGATGATCGATGTTAATCCTCAGAGATATCAAACTAAATATCAAGCTGAACCAGAAAAAGAACATTATCAAATAAATCTATTTAATAATCTCATCGCTCCGTTTCAAGATCGTAACCTCATCTTTTTTCTAATCTATGTTGCCCTCTGGGGATTTGCCGTTAATCTCAGTACTCCCTTTTTTAATCTCTATATGCTAGAGAATCTCGGTGTCGATATCACTTGGGTAACGCTATTAAGTAGCCTATCGAGTGGCGCAAATATGCTGATGCTATTGGTGTGGGGAAGATTAAGCGATCGCTATGGCAATCGTCCTTTATTGATATTGGTGGGTATGGCGATCGCCATTACGCCTTTATTCTGGTTGCTGACTGGGATATCGCAAGTGCAAGAACAATTGTGGCTATATCTGATCATCTTTCATCTCTTTTTAGGCGGGACTTGGGCGGCGATCGATCTAGGCAGTAATAATATTCAGATTGGTATTGCACCTATAGAACATCACGCAACTTTTTTTGCGATCGTCTCTGCGATCGCAGGCGTTAGTAGTGCCTTGGGTACAACCTTGGGTGGAACTTTAGCCCAATATGCCCATTATGAAGGAATTTTGGGAGTATTTTTTCTTTCTGCAATTTTTCGTTTAGTGGCAGTTATTCCTCTACTATTTGTCCATGAGAATTGTTAA
- a CDS encoding DUF1345 domain-containing protein, whose translation MTLPNKSQKALVKNKLSHQWRVRSRLILSSLVAIIVAIFLPNWFSISTRILCIWNAGMISFLLATWTLMFQAKPKTMRRNAQSQDEGRLVILSLITAAACASILAIAFILREAKGQDINIVIPHVILAVITIIGSWLLVHTIFAMHYAHEYYQDHQIHCDTKAGGLDFPDDIEPDYWDFLYFSFVIGMTSQVSDVQITSRSLRRLSLFHSILSFFFNTAIVAMSINIIAGLIQ comes from the coding sequence ATGACCTTACCGAATAAATCTCAAAAAGCTTTGGTCAAAAATAAACTTTCTCATCAATGGAGAGTGCGATCGCGCCTAATTTTATCCAGTCTCGTTGCTATAATTGTCGCAATTTTCTTGCCTAACTGGTTTAGTATATCTACCCGTATTCTCTGTATATGGAATGCAGGGATGATTAGCTTTTTATTAGCAACTTGGACATTAATGTTCCAAGCAAAACCTAAAACCATGCGTCGGAATGCTCAAAGCCAAGATGAGGGACGTTTAGTAATTTTGAGCTTAATTACGGCGGCAGCTTGTGCCAGCATATTAGCGATCGCTTTCATTTTGAGAGAAGCCAAAGGGCAAGATATCAATATTGTCATTCCTCATGTAATTCTGGCAGTGATTACAATTATTGGTTCATGGTTACTCGTCCATACAATTTTCGCGATGCACTATGCCCATGAATATTATCAAGATCATCAAATACATTGTGATACCAAAGCAGGTGGACTAGATTTCCCTGACGATATTGAACCCGACTATTGGGATTTTCTATACTTCTCGTTTGTTATTGGCATGACTAGTCAAGTTTCTGATGTACAGATCACTTCGCGATCGCTAAGGAGATTATCTTTGTTCCATAGTATTCTTTCTTTTTTCTTTAACACTGCTATTGTAGCAATGAGTATTAACATTATTGCTGGCTTAATTCAGTAA